The Sulfitobacter sp. DSM 110093 DNA segment GAAGTTATTTGATGCGTGAAACCGTGGAGCGGGATACCCCAAGAATGCGGGCAATCTCGGCGTTGTCTTTTCCCTCAAGGCGCATCTTTAAAACTACATCACGCTGATATTGTGAGAGTTTGGGGGGTCTGCCCAACCTGCGCCCTGCCTGTCTGGCACGAGCGCGGCCCTCGGCAGTGCGCTCAGCAATCAAAGACCGCTCGAATTCTGCAAGACCACCCAAGACAGTGAGAATGAGTTTACCGGTGGGCGTGGTGGTGTCTGCCCATGAGTCTGACAGCGCCTTCAACTTCGCGCCCTTGGTTTCGATCTCGTGGACGATATCCAAAAGATCGCGCGTTGATCTGGCCAACCGATCGAGGCGCGTGACCACTAGCACACCCCCTTCGGAGAGGGTTGCCAAGGCTTTCCTCAGTTCCGGCCGATCGCTCCGCGCGCCGCTCATCGTCTCTTTGAACACAGGAACACACCCCGCCATACTAAGCTGTTCAAGCTGAGCATCGAGGGTTTGGCCAGAAGTAGAAACGCGAGCGTAGCCAATCGAATTCATGCAGGCATTATGAACGCGATTTTCGCACGCTCCAAGAGATTGATTTCATTGGGTCAAGAATCGCGTGCATAAGTCCTGATTTATGCACGGTGCATGCGTTCAACTAGATAATGCAGCCCCAAGAGGGTCACGACAAGCAAACTAGAGATAATCCACACATAGAGCCCCCACGCAGCTCGTCCTGCAACGCTCATAGCATTTTGCGCCCAAAGCGCTGTCGGTTGGGTCACCGTCAAATGGACTTGCAGCACGCCAAAGATATAGAGGATAATCGCCAACGTGGCGCAGTATCCGAAAATGATCGCCAGGAAGCGCCTTCTGGTCAACGTCTCCTTGATTTCGTTGCCTTTTCGAATAGTGCTGAGGGTTGGCGCACGCCCCTTCATCACTTGATCCAAGTTCTCGTTCGAGAAGCTCGAAACCGCTGCCAGTGCTGCAATGTAGAACCCGACCAAGATACCCATCAAGGCGTTCACATCTCCGATCAGTTTACCCTTGTCGAAGGCTAGGAACTGATCTCCCCAGATTTGGAAGCCACCGAAAGCCACCACGAAAAAGACCGTCGGATAAATCCACTGATACCAAAAAATGTCAGGGCTTCGTAGCCGCAAGAACGACAATACCGTGAATACTTTGGTGTGTTTCTGAAGAGCCATGCTAGACGCCTACATTGTTGGCGACTTCGAGCATCTTCTGAATCATGTCCTGACGAAACGCCTCGTAGCGCTGTGTTAAAGGCGGATCAAAGTCACTGACGATTTCATTCTGCACAAATGCCTGTTCGAGAATTTCATCCCCGTTGTGATGCACCTCGGTTCGTTTGATCTGGCCATTGTCAGCTTTGATCCTCACGAAAATCTGGGTGTCATCAGCCCCACCTCTGAACACTCCCAGAAAGCCACCAATGCGCCCGAAGATCGTGCGCGCTTGGTCTTCCGTGACACGTTTCTTCACTTCCCACCTGGCCTCGTGGACAACCTCTTCAACGATCGGATCTTCATCGAGTCCGTCTTCGTGGTTTGCCTCGTGGCTAATAAATTCGACGTCTTGAAGGGTGCCAGTCCGCAAGGCTTCACGGATCGTTCTGGATTGGTGACCATCAATTTCAAAGACAGGACGAAAGCGCTTGGGATTGCCATCGTCGTCCTGCACTTCCTTCTCATAGAGTGCGTTCTTGCAGATCCAAGTCAAATGATCCTTCACTGAAGACAGGTAAATGCCTGGAACCTTCTCGATCATAATCAGATGTCTTCCATGCGGATCAGCCGCCTTTCGAATCATGATGTGAGCGGCGTAATGCCCGCCCTCGTCTTCGTCCTTCTCGATGTCGCGTGTCTCTAACGTCTCGAAATGTAAAAACGAAACACCCGAAACATTCTTGTCACCGACCTGCAAAATAAGGCGATAATAGTGGTCGTCTTCCGCTAGGTCAGCGCACCACATGAGCCGCGAATTCTTAGAGTATGGCCGATGCACATCATCGCGGGCGATGCGGTCGTTAAGCGCGGCAATCAAATCTCCGATCACAAAATCCGGTGCAAAATGCGGGGCGT contains these protein-coding regions:
- a CDS encoding recombinase family protein, whose amino-acid sequence is MNSIGYARVSTSGQTLDAQLEQLSMAGCVPVFKETMSGARSDRPELRKALATLSEGGVLVVTRLDRLARSTRDLLDIVHEIETKGAKLKALSDSWADTTTPTGKLILTVLGGLAEFERSLIAERTAEGRARARQAGRRLGRPPKLSQYQRDVVLKMRLEGKDNAEIARILGVSRSTVSRIK